The proteins below are encoded in one region of Phaseolus vulgaris cultivar G19833 chromosome 1, P. vulgaris v2.0, whole genome shotgun sequence:
- the LOC137813919 gene encoding protein VAPYRIN-like gives MDRLIKVDPTNTVPIRIEAGQKCHGKITLRNVMYTMPVAFRLQPLIKTRYTVKPQSGIISPLATVTIEILYHLPQASTLPHSFPHSEDSFLLHSVVVPGATIKEPSSMFESVPSDWFTAKKKQVFIDSGIKIIFVGSLILAHLVHDGSIDEIREALEHSEASWKSVDSVDSNGDTLLHVAISKSRPDLVQLLLEFNADIEAKDRSGMTPLEKACSLGEELIVELLLAHKATTERTETSSSLGAIHLSAREGHVEVLRLLLLKGANVDSLTKDGETALHLAVKHGEREFVRMLLANDARTDVRDSREGDTCLHVAAGVGDEEMVKLLLKKGANKEVRNFAGRTAYDVAAENGHAGVFDALGLGDGLCAAARRGEVRSIQRLIEGGAVVNGRDQHGWTALHRACFKGRVEAVRVLLERGSEVDARDEEGYSALHCAVESGHADVAEVLVKKGADVEARTNKGVTAVQMAEALGYVGITRVLESMGHVAEGEQHGKVKRKKKKMGKAREREIRGSFDRSMPLAVL, from the coding sequence atggACAGGCTCATAAAAGTAGACCCGACAAACACTGTTCCAATAAGGATTGAGGCAGGGCAAAAATGCCACGGCAAAATCACCTTACGCAATGTTATGTACACCATGCCGGTGGCATTCAGGCTTCAACCGTTGATCAAAACGCGTTACACTGTGAAGCCTCAATCTGGAATCATATCCCCATTAGCCACAGTAACCATAGAAATCCTCTACCATCTCCCACAAGCCTCCACTCTCCCTCACTCCTTTCCTCACTCCGAAGACTCCTTCCTCCTCCACAGCGTCGTCGTTCCCGGCGCCACCATCAAAGAACCCTCCTCCATGTTCGAATCCGTCCCCTCCGACTGGTTCACCGCCAAGAAGAAACAAGTCTTCATCGACAGCGGCATCAAGATCATCTTCGTCGGTTCACTCATTCTTGCGCACCTAGTCCACGACGGCTCCATAGATGAAATCAGAGAAGCTCTCGAACACAGCGAAGCTTCATGGAAATCCGTTGACTCCGTTGACTCAAACGGCGACACGCTCCTCCATGTGGCGATTTCCAAAAGCAGACCCGACCTAGTTCAATTACTCCTCGAGTTCAACGCAGACATCGAAGCAAAAGATCGTTCTGGCATGACACCGCTGGAAAAAGCTTGCTCTTTAGGAGAAGAGCTGATCGTTGAGCTTCTCTTAGCTCACAAGGCCACCACAGAGCGAACGGAAACCTCGTCGTCGTTGGGAGCGATTCATTTGTCGGCGAGAGAAGGGCACGTGGAGGTTCTGCGGCTGCTGTTACTCAAAGGCGCGAACGTTGACTCGTTGACCAAAGACGGCGAAACCGCGCTGCACCTTGCAGTGAAGCATGGCGAGAGAGAATTCGTGAGGATGTTGCTGGCGAACGACGCGAGAACCGACGTTCGCGACTCGCGAGAGGGTGACACGTGTCTGCACGTGGCCGCGGGTGTGGGAGACGAGGAGATGGTGAAGCTGTTGCTGAAGAAAGGGGCGAACAAGGAGGTGAGGAACTTCGCGGGTAGGACTGCGTACGACGTGGCGGCGGAGAACGGGCATGCAGGCGTGTTCGACGCGCTTGGGCTGGGGGACGGGCTGTGCGCGGCGGCGAGGAGGGGGGAGGTGAGGAGCATCCAGCGGCTGATCGAGGGCGGCGCGGTGGTGAACGGAAGGGACCAACACGGGTGGACGGCGCTGCACAGGGCGTGTTTCAAGGGGAGGGTGGAggctgttagggttttgttggAGAGAGGGAGCGAGGTGGACGCGAGGGATGAGGAGGGGTACAGTGCGCTGCACTGCGCGGTGGAGTCGGGGCATGCTGACGTGGCGGAGGTGCTGGTGAAGAAGGGGGCGGATGTTGAGGCGAGGACTAACAAGGGCGTGACGGCGGTGCAGATGGCGGAGGCGTTGGGTTACGTTGGGATAACGAGGGTGCTGGAGAGCATGGGACACGTGGCTGAGGGAGAACAGCATGGGAAGGTgaagaggaaaaagaagaagatgggAAAAGCGAGGGAGAGAGAGATTCGTGGGAGCTTTGATCGGTCAATGCCTTTGGCTGTGCTCTGA